From Cinclus cinclus chromosome 26, bCinCin1.1, whole genome shotgun sequence, one genomic window encodes:
- the LOC134053822 gene encoding CYFIP-related Rac1 interactor A-like isoform X2: protein MLFSSCFFSCRFHMGNLLKVLTYNELDQGPNFFLDFENAQPTEAETAVWNQVNAVLEEAQTILAELQSYTGAGQEIREAIQNPGDLRLQERAWSAVCPLVAKLKRFYEFSLRLENALRSLLEALTSPPYAPTQHLEREQALAKQFAEILHFTLSFDELKMTNPAIQNDFSYYRRTISRNRINNLQLDAESEVNNEMANRMSLFYAEATPMLKTLSNATTKFVSENKTLPIEDTTDCLSTMACVCRVMLETPEYRSRFTNTETLLFCMRVMVGVIILYDHVHPVGAFAKTSKIDMKGCIKVLKDQPSTSTEGLLNALRYTTRHLNDDTTSKQIRALLQ, encoded by the exons TTCACATGGGGAACCTTCTAAAAGTGTTGACTTATAACGAACTTGACCAAGGCCCTAATTTTTTCCTTGACTTTGAAA ATGCGCAGCCGACGGAGGCCGAGACAGCGGTGTGGAACCAGGTGAACGCCGTGCTGGAGGAGGCGCAGACCATCCTGGCCGAGCTGCAGTCCTACACGGGCGCAGGGCAGGAGATCCGAGAG GCCATCCAAAATCCAGGGGATCTGAGGCTGCAGGAGCGCGCCTGGAGCGCCGTGTGCCCCCTGGTCGCCAAGCTGAAACGCTTCTACGAGTTCTCCCTGCGGCTGG AGAACGCCCTGCGGAGCCTGCTGGAGGCTCTCACGAGCCCCCCCTACGCCCCGACCCAGCACCTGGAGCGGGAGCAAGCCCTGGCCAAGCAGTTCGCCGAGATCCTGCACTTCACCCTCAGCTTCGATGAGCTCAAG ATGACCAACCCCGCCATCCAGAACGACTTCAGCTACTACAGACGGACCATCAGCAGGAATCGCATCAACAACCTGCAG ctggatgcagagAGTGAGGTGAACAACGAGATGGCCAACAGGATGTCCCTCTTCTACGCCGAGGCCACTCCCATGCTGAAAACACTCAGCAATGCCACCACCAAGTTTGTCTCAGAG AACAAGACCCTCCCCATCGAGGACACCACTGACTGCCTGAGCACCATGGCCTGCGTGTGCAGGGTGATGCTGGAGACCCC ggagtaCCGGAGCCGCTTCACCAACACTGAGACCCTGCTCTTCTGCATGAGGGTGATGGTCGGCGTCATCATCCTCTATGACCATGTCCACCCCGTGGGGGCCTTCGCCAAGACCTCCAAGATTGAT ATGAAAGGCTGCATTAAAGTCTTGAAAGACCAACCCTCAACCAGCACCGAggggctcctgaatgctctGAG GTACACCACTCGGCACCTCAACGATGACACCACGTCCAAACAGATCCGGGCCCTGCTGCAGTGA
- the LOC134053822 gene encoding CYFIP-related Rac1 interactor A-like isoform X1 — translation MGNLIKVLGKDLENCPHFFLDFENAQPTEAETAVWNQVNAVLEEAQTILAELQSYTGAGQEIREAIQNPGDLRLQERAWSAVCPLVAKLKRFYEFSLRLENALRSLLEALTSPPYAPTQHLEREQALAKQFAEILHFTLSFDELKMTNPAIQNDFSYYRRTISRNRINNLQLDAESEVNNEMANRMSLFYAEATPMLKTLSNATTKFVSENKTLPIEDTTDCLSTMACVCRVMLETPEYRSRFTNTETLLFCMRVMVGVIILYDHVHPVGAFAKTSKIDMKGCIKVLKDQPSTSTEGLLNALRYTTRHLNDDTTSKQIRALLQ, via the exons ATGCGCAGCCGACGGAGGCCGAGACAGCGGTGTGGAACCAGGTGAACGCCGTGCTGGAGGAGGCGCAGACCATCCTGGCCGAGCTGCAGTCCTACACGGGCGCAGGGCAGGAGATCCGAGAG GCCATCCAAAATCCAGGGGATCTGAGGCTGCAGGAGCGCGCCTGGAGCGCCGTGTGCCCCCTGGTCGCCAAGCTGAAACGCTTCTACGAGTTCTCCCTGCGGCTGG AGAACGCCCTGCGGAGCCTGCTGGAGGCTCTCACGAGCCCCCCCTACGCCCCGACCCAGCACCTGGAGCGGGAGCAAGCCCTGGCCAAGCAGTTCGCCGAGATCCTGCACTTCACCCTCAGCTTCGATGAGCTCAAG ATGACCAACCCCGCCATCCAGAACGACTTCAGCTACTACAGACGGACCATCAGCAGGAATCGCATCAACAACCTGCAG ctggatgcagagAGTGAGGTGAACAACGAGATGGCCAACAGGATGTCCCTCTTCTACGCCGAGGCCACTCCCATGCTGAAAACACTCAGCAATGCCACCACCAAGTTTGTCTCAGAG AACAAGACCCTCCCCATCGAGGACACCACTGACTGCCTGAGCACCATGGCCTGCGTGTGCAGGGTGATGCTGGAGACCCC ggagtaCCGGAGCCGCTTCACCAACACTGAGACCCTGCTCTTCTGCATGAGGGTGATGGTCGGCGTCATCATCCTCTATGACCATGTCCACCCCGTGGGGGCCTTCGCCAAGACCTCCAAGATTGAT ATGAAAGGCTGCATTAAAGTCTTGAAAGACCAACCCTCAACCAGCACCGAggggctcctgaatgctctGAG GTACACCACTCGGCACCTCAACGATGACACCACGTCCAAACAGATCCGGGCCCTGCTGCAGTGA